In a genomic window of Saccharothrix sp. HUAS TT1:
- a CDS encoding TIGR03960 family B12-binding radical SAM protein, with product MSVESVFPALEPLLPRVSKPVQYVGGELNATVKDWDAAAVRWALMYPDAYEVGLPNQGVMILYEVLNEQPDVLAERTYAVWPDLEALMREHGVPQFTVDAHRPVGAFDLFGVSFATELGYTNMLSALDLAGIPIHAADRTGDHPIVVAGGHAAFNPEPISPFIDAAVLGDGEEAVLEITDIVRRWKAEGCPGGRDEVLTRLAETGGVYVPRFYDVEYLPDGRIQRVVPNRERVPYRVFKRTTMDLDAWPYPKQPLVPLAESVHERMSVEIFRGCTRGCRFCQAGMITRPVRERSIEGIGAMVQRGLEATGFEEVGLLSLSSADHSEIAEVTKGLADRYEGTNTSLSLPSTRVDAFNIDLANELSRNGRRSGLTFAPEGGSERIRRVINKMVSEEDLIRTVSAAFGAGWRQVKLYFMCGLPTETDDDVLQIAEMAKNVIRAGREVSGRKDVRCTISIGGFVPKPHTPFQWAAQCDPETVDDRLRKLREAVNSDRSLGRNIGMRYHDGKPSLIEGLLSRGDRRIGLVIERVWREGGRFDGWSEHFSYDRWVRAAEAELTPLGVDLAWFTTREREELEVLPWDHLDSGLDKEWLWADWQDALDEREQDDCRWTPCFDCGVCPAMGTDIEVGPTGRTLLPISPVGKGSPVRNPALTQG from the coding sequence GTGAGTGTCGAGTCGGTCTTCCCCGCCCTGGAACCCCTGCTGCCGAGGGTGTCCAAGCCGGTGCAGTACGTCGGCGGGGAACTGAACGCCACGGTCAAGGACTGGGACGCCGCGGCGGTGCGGTGGGCCCTGATGTACCCGGACGCCTACGAGGTCGGGCTGCCCAACCAGGGCGTCATGATCCTGTACGAGGTCCTGAACGAGCAGCCGGACGTGCTGGCCGAGCGGACCTACGCGGTGTGGCCCGACCTGGAAGCGCTGATGCGCGAGCACGGCGTGCCGCAGTTCACCGTGGACGCGCACCGGCCCGTGGGCGCGTTCGACCTGTTCGGGGTCAGCTTCGCCACCGAGCTGGGCTACACGAACATGCTCAGCGCGCTCGACCTGGCCGGCATCCCGATCCACGCCGCCGACCGCACCGGGGACCACCCGATCGTGGTGGCCGGCGGGCACGCGGCGTTCAACCCGGAGCCGATCTCGCCGTTCATCGACGCGGCCGTGCTCGGCGACGGCGAGGAAGCCGTCCTGGAGATCACCGACATCGTCCGCCGCTGGAAGGCCGAGGGCTGCCCCGGCGGCCGGGACGAGGTCCTGACCAGGCTCGCCGAGACCGGCGGCGTGTACGTGCCGCGGTTCTACGACGTCGAGTACCTGCCGGACGGCCGCATCCAGCGCGTGGTGCCCAACCGCGAGCGGGTGCCGTACCGGGTGTTCAAGCGGACCACGATGGACCTCGACGCGTGGCCGTACCCGAAGCAGCCGCTGGTGCCGCTCGCCGAGAGCGTGCACGAGCGGATGAGCGTGGAGATCTTCCGCGGCTGCACCCGCGGCTGCCGGTTCTGCCAGGCGGGCATGATCACCCGTCCGGTGCGCGAGCGGTCCATCGAGGGCATCGGCGCGATGGTGCAGCGCGGCCTGGAGGCGACCGGTTTCGAGGAGGTCGGCCTGCTGTCGCTGTCCAGCGCGGACCACTCGGAGATCGCCGAGGTCACCAAGGGCCTGGCCGACCGCTACGAGGGCACGAACACCAGCCTGTCGCTGCCGTCGACCCGGGTGGACGCGTTCAACATCGACCTGGCCAACGAGCTGTCCCGCAACGGCCGCCGCTCGGGCCTGACGTTCGCCCCGGAGGGCGGCAGCGAGCGCATCCGGCGCGTGATCAACAAGATGGTGTCGGAGGAGGACCTGATCCGCACGGTCAGCGCCGCGTTCGGCGCGGGCTGGCGGCAGGTGAAGCTGTACTTCATGTGCGGCCTGCCCACCGAGACCGACGACGACGTGCTGCAGATCGCCGAGATGGCCAAGAACGTCATCCGCGCGGGCCGGGAGGTCTCCGGCCGCAAGGACGTCCGCTGCACGATCTCCATCGGCGGGTTCGTGCCCAAGCCGCACACCCCGTTCCAGTGGGCCGCGCAGTGCGACCCGGAGACCGTGGACGACCGGCTGCGCAAGCTGCGCGAGGCGGTCAACTCCGACCGCTCGCTCGGCCGCAACATCGGCATGCGCTACCACGACGGCAAGCCGTCGCTGATCGAGGGGCTGCTGTCGCGCGGCGACCGGCGCATCGGCCTGGTGATCGAACGGGTGTGGCGCGAGGGCGGCCGGTTCGACGGCTGGTCCGAGCACTTCTCCTACGACCGGTGGGTGCGGGCGGCGGAGGCCGAGCTGACCCCGCTGGGCGTCGACCTGGCCTGGTTCACCACGCGGGAGCGCGAGGAGCTGGAAGTCCTGCCCTGGGACCACCTGGACTCGGGGCTGGACAAGGAGTGGCTCTGGGCCGACTGGCAGGACGCGCTGGACGAGCGGGAGCAGGACGACTGCCGCTGGACGCCGTGCTTCGACTGCGGCGTGTGCCCGGCCATGGGCACCGACATCGAGGTGGGGCCCACCGGCCGGACGCTGCTGCCGATCTCGCCGGTCGGCAAGGGCTCCCCGGTGCGCAACCCGGCGTTGACGCAGGGCTGA
- a CDS encoding ABC transporter permease gives MTPESSTADRPGAADPAAPPSRAGAGLLLRIVPPGLYAGRSHVLVERSYLVSRRAWLSVISGFFEPLFFLFSLGYGLGRLVTGVEGVPYAQFVAPALLAASAMNGAVFEATFNLFFKFKYAKVYDAVLATPLGPVDIAIGEATWCLIRGGLYSGGFIVVMLGFGLVDSPWALLALPACLLVAAAFAAVGMAAATFMRSWQDFDLVQLAVMPLFLFSTTFYPLSVYPGWLQVVVQWTPLYHAIELMRSLTTGNVDWGALVHVAYFAVMVLVGVAVAARRLGKLLLT, from the coding sequence ATGACCCCGGAGTCCTCCACCGCCGACCGCCCCGGCGCCGCGGACCCGGCCGCGCCGCCGTCGCGCGCCGGCGCCGGCCTGCTGCTGCGGATCGTGCCGCCCGGCCTGTACGCGGGCCGCTCGCACGTCCTGGTCGAGCGCTCGTACCTGGTCAGCAGGCGGGCCTGGCTGTCGGTGATCTCCGGGTTCTTCGAGCCGCTGTTCTTCCTGTTCTCCCTCGGCTACGGCCTCGGCCGGCTGGTCACCGGCGTCGAGGGGGTGCCGTACGCGCAGTTCGTCGCGCCCGCGCTGCTCGCGGCGTCGGCGATGAACGGGGCGGTGTTCGAGGCGACGTTCAACCTGTTCTTCAAGTTCAAGTACGCCAAGGTGTACGACGCGGTGCTGGCCACCCCGCTCGGGCCGGTCGACATCGCGATCGGCGAGGCCACCTGGTGCCTGATCCGCGGCGGCCTGTACTCGGGCGGCTTCATCGTGGTCATGCTCGGGTTCGGCCTGGTCGACTCGCCGTGGGCGCTGCTGGCGCTGCCCGCGTGCCTGCTGGTCGCGGCGGCGTTCGCGGCGGTCGGCATGGCCGCGGCCACGTTCATGCGCTCGTGGCAGGACTTCGACCTGGTGCAGCTGGCCGTGATGCCGCTGTTCCTGTTCTCGACCACGTTCTACCCGCTGTCGGTGTACCCGGGCTGGCTGCAGGTGGTCGTCCAGTGGACGCCGCTGTACCACGCGATCGAGCTGATGAGGTCGCTGACCACCGGGAACGTCGACTGGGGCGCGCTGGTCCACGTCGCCTACTTCGCGGTGATGGTGCTCGTCGGGGTGGCCGTCGCGGCCCGCAGGCTCGGCAAGTTGCTGCTCACCTGA
- a CDS encoding ABC transporter permease, producing the protein MSAHVVNPWRAALIAVENHWTWYRRNWRATVISNFLQPVLFLLAMGVGFGSQVQPGEATGGHPYVVYLAPALLVVTAVQNATFESSWAVFSSFKWQRTYLAVVSTPVTPAQVLYGQLLWIALRLAAGTAVFLLIAVALGAITSPSAVLAVPFATLAGMAFSAPLVAFTATREKPDAFNSVFRFLVMPMTLFTGAFYPLSQLPGWLHPLAWATPAWHGIELARGVTFGTLGVLPALGHVAYLAALVALGVVLGRRYFHRRLAV; encoded by the coding sequence ATGAGCGCGCACGTCGTCAACCCCTGGCGCGCCGCGCTGATCGCGGTGGAGAACCACTGGACCTGGTACCGCCGCAACTGGCGGGCCACGGTCATCTCGAACTTCCTGCAGCCGGTGCTGTTCCTGCTGGCCATGGGCGTCGGCTTCGGCTCGCAGGTGCAGCCGGGCGAGGCGACCGGCGGCCACCCGTACGTCGTGTACCTCGCGCCCGCGCTGCTGGTCGTCACCGCCGTGCAGAACGCCACCTTCGAGTCGAGCTGGGCGGTGTTCTCGTCGTTCAAGTGGCAGCGCACCTACCTGGCCGTGGTGTCCACCCCGGTCACGCCCGCGCAGGTGCTCTACGGCCAGCTGCTGTGGATCGCGCTGCGCCTGGCCGCCGGCACCGCTGTGTTCCTCCTCATCGCGGTGGCCCTCGGCGCCATCACCAGCCCGTCCGCCGTGCTCGCGGTGCCGTTCGCGACGCTGGCCGGCATGGCGTTCAGCGCGCCCCTGGTGGCCTTCACCGCGACCAGGGAGAAGCCGGACGCGTTCAACTCCGTCTTCCGCTTCCTGGTGATGCCGATGACCCTGTTCACCGGCGCGTTCTACCCGCTGAGCCAGCTGCCGGGCTGGCTGCACCCGCTGGCCTGGGCCACCCCCGCGTGGCACGGCATCGAGCTCGCCAGGGGCGTCACCTTCGGCACCCTGGGCGTGCTGCCCGCCCTCGGCCACGTCGCCTACCTGGCCGCCCTGGTCGCGCTCGGCGTGGTGCTGGGCCGCCGCTACTTCCACCGGAGGCTGGCCGTATGA
- a CDS encoding ABC transporter ATP-binding protein, whose amino-acid sequence MIPTLVHAKGLTKHFGSFEAVRGIDVEVPKGEAFGFLGPNGAGKSSTMRMVSCVSPRTGGELRVLGLDPDTDGPRIRARIGVVPQQDNLDTELTVRQNLQVYGRYFGLSRSAVRERAVELMEFAQLSDRADAEVEPLSGGMKRRLTIARSLVNDPDLLLLDEPTTGLDPQARHLLWDRLFRLKQSGVTLIITTHYMDEAEQLCDRLVVMDGGRIAAEGSPSELIRRYSTREVLELRFPPGEQSAAEVRDLADRVEVLPDRVLLYTADGEAALAAAHARGVRPVSSLVRRSTLEDVFLRLTGRTLVD is encoded by the coding sequence GTGATCCCAACCCTCGTCCACGCCAAGGGCCTGACCAAGCACTTCGGCTCGTTCGAAGCCGTCCGGGGCATCGACGTCGAGGTGCCGAAGGGCGAGGCGTTCGGCTTCCTCGGGCCCAACGGCGCGGGCAAGTCCTCGACCATGCGGATGGTCTCGTGCGTGTCGCCGCGCACGGGCGGGGAGCTGCGCGTGCTCGGCCTCGACCCGGACACCGACGGGCCGCGCATCCGGGCCCGCATCGGCGTGGTGCCGCAGCAGGACAACCTGGACACCGAGCTGACCGTGCGGCAGAACCTCCAGGTCTACGGCCGCTACTTCGGCCTGTCCCGCTCGGCGGTGCGCGAGCGCGCCGTGGAGCTGATGGAGTTCGCCCAGCTCAGCGACCGCGCGGACGCCGAGGTGGAGCCGCTGTCGGGCGGCATGAAGCGGCGGCTCACCATCGCCCGCTCGCTGGTCAACGACCCCGACCTGCTGCTGCTCGACGAACCGACCACCGGCCTGGACCCGCAGGCGCGCCACCTGCTGTGGGACCGGCTGTTCCGGCTCAAGCAGTCCGGCGTCACGCTGATCATCACCACGCACTACATGGACGAGGCCGAGCAGCTGTGCGACCGGCTGGTGGTGATGGACGGCGGCCGGATCGCGGCCGAGGGCTCGCCGTCGGAGCTGATCCGCCGCTACTCCACCAGGGAGGTGCTGGAGCTGCGCTTCCCGCCGGGCGAGCAGAGCGCCGCCGAGGTGCGCGACCTGGCCGACCGGGTGGAGGTGCTGCCCGACCGGGTGCTGCTCTACACCGCGGACGGCGAGGCGGCGCTGGCCGCGGCCCACGCGCGCGGCGTGCGGCCGGTGTCCAGCCTGGTCCGCCGCAGCACCCTGGAGGACGTGTTCCTGCGCCTGACCGGCCGGACGTTGGTGGACTGA
- a CDS encoding N-acetyltransferase family protein has translation MEIDLSWPVVADERLRAEVHEVLHAVVAAGGAIGWLEPPVRAETDAWLDGVLASPADGALVVARVDGVLRGTATWRRSDSEVFGHMAEVRRVTSHPAARGLGLGRRLVGAVVEHARAAGVEVLTLGVRGNNHGAIELYESLGFREWGRLPNVIAVGDVRYDDVRMHLPLGHREGVVLHGSAPGGPGSSPARSPLA, from the coding sequence GTGGAGATCGACCTGAGTTGGCCCGTGGTGGCCGACGAACGACTTCGGGCCGAAGTGCACGAGGTGCTGCACGCCGTGGTGGCCGCGGGCGGGGCGATCGGCTGGTTGGAGCCGCCGGTGCGGGCGGAGACCGACGCGTGGCTGGACGGCGTGCTCGCGTCGCCGGCGGACGGCGCCCTCGTCGTGGCGCGCGTGGACGGCGTGCTGCGCGGCACGGCGACGTGGCGGCGGTCCGACAGCGAGGTGTTCGGGCACATGGCCGAGGTGCGGCGGGTGACGTCGCACCCGGCGGCGCGCGGGCTGGGGCTGGGCAGGCGGTTGGTGGGCGCGGTCGTCGAGCACGCGCGCGCGGCCGGGGTGGAGGTGCTGACGCTGGGCGTGCGCGGCAACAACCACGGCGCGATCGAGCTGTACGAGAGCCTGGGCTTCCGCGAGTGGGGGCGGCTGCCGAACGTGATCGCGGTCGGTGACGTCCGGTACGACGACGTGCGGATGCACCTGCCGCTGGGGCACCGGGAGGGCGTCGTGCTGCACGGCTCCGCGCCGGGCGGCCCGGGCTCGTCGCCCGCGCGCTCCCCACTGGCCTGA
- the ndk gene encoding nucleoside-diphosphate kinase, translating to MSERTLVLVKPDGVSRGLVGEVISRIERKGLHLAALELRTVDRATAEQHYAEHDGKPFFADLVEFITGGPLVAMVVEGTRAISAFRQLAGGTDPVEKATPGTIRGDFGLEVQFNLVHGSDSPESAEREIKLWFPSA from the coding sequence GTGAGCGAGCGCACCCTGGTCCTGGTCAAGCCCGACGGCGTCAGCCGCGGCCTGGTCGGCGAGGTCATCTCCCGCATCGAGCGCAAGGGCCTGCACCTGGCCGCCCTCGAACTGCGCACCGTGGACCGCGCGACCGCCGAGCAGCACTACGCCGAACACGACGGCAAGCCGTTCTTCGCCGACCTGGTCGAGTTCATCACCGGCGGTCCGCTGGTGGCGATGGTGGTCGAGGGCACCCGGGCGATCTCGGCGTTCCGCCAGCTGGCCGGCGGCACGGACCCGGTCGAGAAGGCCACCCCCGGCACGATCCGCGGCGACTTCGGCCTGGAGGTCCAGTTCAACCTGGTCCACGGCTCGGACTCGCCGGAGTCGGCCGAGCGCGAGATCAAGCTCTGGTTCCCGAGCGCCTGA
- a CDS encoding helix-turn-helix transcriptional regulator codes for MRADRLVSLVLLLRQRGRLSAAALARELEVSTRTVLRDVEALSAAGVPVYAERGRHGGFALLPGFRTELTGLNHDEALALLIAGSRRGAQAFGLGSALASAMLKVVDALPESHRNAAADVAERLLIDPETDLLSRRVVAEEAPDEIVAEIRRAVFAGRKLRLRYAAADQAPRWRTVDPIGLVTVRDQGYLLATRSGRDRTYRLSRVLAAEELPEPAQRPDRVDLGRAWQDRGARFRAGGDQVAVLLRLHPARREELLNTAVAVLTEATDPDGWLRLEVTFQDPRHAEWALWQLATSAEALTPHWLRTSLRDRATTVATRYDASP; via the coding sequence ATGCGCGCCGACCGGTTGGTCTCGCTGGTCCTGCTGCTGCGCCAACGGGGGCGGCTGTCCGCGGCCGCGCTGGCCCGTGAGCTGGAGGTGTCCACCCGGACCGTGCTGCGCGACGTCGAGGCGCTGTCCGCCGCCGGCGTCCCGGTCTACGCCGAGCGCGGCCGGCACGGCGGGTTCGCGCTGCTGCCCGGTTTCCGGACCGAGCTGACCGGGCTGAACCACGACGAAGCCCTCGCCCTGCTGATCGCCGGGTCGCGGCGCGGCGCGCAGGCGTTCGGCCTCGGCTCGGCCCTGGCCTCCGCCATGCTCAAGGTGGTCGACGCGCTACCGGAGAGCCACCGCAACGCCGCCGCCGACGTCGCCGAACGACTGCTCATCGACCCGGAGACCGACCTCCTCTCACGCCGCGTGGTCGCCGAGGAGGCGCCGGACGAGATCGTGGCCGAGATCCGCCGCGCGGTGTTCGCCGGGCGCAAGCTCCGCCTCCGCTACGCCGCCGCCGACCAGGCGCCGCGGTGGCGGACGGTGGACCCGATCGGCCTGGTCACCGTGCGGGACCAGGGCTACCTGCTGGCCACGAGGTCCGGCCGGGACCGCACCTACCGGCTGTCCCGGGTGCTGGCCGCCGAGGAGCTCCCCGAACCCGCGCAGCGCCCGGACCGGGTCGACCTGGGCCGGGCCTGGCAGGACCGCGGCGCCCGGTTCCGCGCCGGCGGCGACCAGGTCGCCGTGCTGCTGCGACTGCACCCGGCACGCCGGGAGGAGCTGCTGAACACCGCCGTCGCCGTCCTCACCGAGGCAACCGACCCGGACGGCTGGCTGCGCCTGGAGGTGACCTTCCAGGACCCGCGGCACGCCGAGTGGGCGCTGTGGCAGCTCGCCACGAGCGCGGAAGCCCTGACCCCGCACTGGCTGCGCACCTCCCTGCGCGACCGCGCCACCACGGTCGCCACCCGCTACGACGCGTCCCCCTGA
- a CDS encoding RidA family protein has translation MQRTAVNPWTWSAELGYNQGEVVSGHTRTLYCAGQAAMSADGEPEHAGDMAAQLGLSLDNLESVLGEAGMSLANLVRLNVYTTDVDLLFQHYGVLAARLGAAGAAPSSTLLGVTRLAIPTLMVELEGTAVA, from the coding sequence GTGCAGCGAACGGCGGTCAACCCGTGGACGTGGTCCGCGGAGCTGGGTTACAACCAGGGCGAGGTGGTCTCCGGGCACACCCGGACCCTGTACTGCGCCGGGCAGGCCGCGATGAGCGCCGACGGCGAGCCGGAGCACGCCGGTGACATGGCGGCTCAGCTGGGGTTGAGCCTGGACAACCTGGAGTCGGTCCTCGGCGAGGCGGGGATGTCGCTCGCGAACCTGGTGCGGCTCAACGTCTACACGACCGACGTCGACCTGCTCTTCCAGCACTACGGCGTGCTGGCGGCGAGGTTGGGCGCCGCGGGGGCGGCCCCGAGCAGCACGCTGCTCGGGGTGACGAGGTTGGCCATCCCCACCCTGATGGTGGAACTGGAGGGGACGGCCGTCGCCTGA